One Oncorhynchus nerka isolate Pitt River linkage group LG5, Oner_Uvic_2.0, whole genome shotgun sequence genomic window carries:
- the LOC115129253 gene encoding cytochrome P450 4V2 codes for MVIMSGTYTLGIICLVLLIVLLACIMYHPLKKYFQDWNDLRPIPGVDGAYPIIGNALLFSTNAGDFFNQIIEGTKEFRHLPLLKVWVGPLPLVVLFHAETVEGILHSSKHIDKAYFYRFMQPWLGTGLLTSTGDKWRGRRKMLTPTFHFSILAEFLEVMNEQAEVLTQKLEKQAGGDPFNCFSYITLCALDIICETAMGKNIYAQSNSESEYDLLSFLYRMSDIIGRRQRAPWYWPDFIYSLLWEGKDHDNRLRILHSFTQSVIKERAESMENAGSDSESDHGIKRRRLAFLDMLLKATDDEGNYLSHSDIQEEVDTFMFEGHDTTAASMNWALHLLGSYPEVQTKVQEELHVVFGSSNRSVTVDDLKRLRYLECVIKETLRLFPAVPMFARTVSDDCHINGFKIPKGVNALIIPFALHRDPRYFPDPEEFRPERFLIENSTGRHPYAYIPFSAGPRNCIGQRFAMMEEKVVLSSVLRHFSVRACQSREELRPLGDLILRPEKGIWITLEKRC; via the exons ATGGTGATTATGTCTGGAACATACACGCTGGGGATCATATGTCTGGTCCTTCTGATTGTTCTGTTGGCCTGCATCATGTACCATCCACTGAAGAAATACTTTCAGGACTGGAACGATTTGAGGCCAATCCCTGGAGTGGATGGAGCTTATCCAATCATTGGGAATGCACTTCTGTTCAGCACTAATGCAGGAG ATTTCTTCAACCAGATTATTGAAGGCACTAAGGAGTTCAGACATTTACCATTGCTGAAGGTTTGGGTTGGACCCCTGCCATTGGTGGTCTTGTTTCATGCAGAGACTGTGGAG GGGATTCTGCACAGTTCCAAACACATAGACAAGGCCTATTTCTATAGGTTTATGCAGCCTTGGCTTGGGACTGGCCTGCTCACCAG CACAGGGGATAAGTGGCGTGGCAGAAGGAAGATGTTGACCCCGACATTCCATTTCTCCATCTTGGCTGAGTTTCTGGAGGTGATGAATGAGCAGGCTGAGGTTTTAACACAGAAACTGGAGAAGCAGGCTGGAGGAGATCCATTCAACTGTTTTAGCTACATCACACTCTGTGCTTTGGACATTATTtgtg aaACGGCAATGGGAAAGAACATCTACGCACAAAGTAACAGCGAGTCTGAGTACG ATTTACTGAGCTTTCTTTACAGAATGAGTGACATCATCGGACGTCGCCAGAGAGCTCCCTGGTATTGGCCAGACTTCATCTACAGTCTGTTATGGGAGGGGAAGGACCATGACAATAGACTGAGGATCCTCCATTCATTCACTCAGAGT GTGATCAAGGAGAGAGCAGAAAGCATGGAGAATGCAGGTTCTGACAGTGAATCTGACCATGGCATCAAAAGGAGAAGACTTGCCTTCCTGGACATGCTGTTAAAAGCCACTGATGACGAGGGAAATTACTTGAGCCATAGTGATATCCAAGAGGAGGTGGACACCTTTATGTTTGAG GGCCATGACACCACAGCAGCCTCTATGAACTGGGCCCTTCACCTACTGGGATCCTACCCTGAGGTCCAGACCAAGGTCCAGGAGGAGCTCCATGTGGTGTTTG GTTCCTCCAACCGTTCCGTCACCGTCGATGACCTGAAGAGGTTACGTTACCTTGAATGCGTCATCAAGGAGACCCTTCGCCTCTTCCCCGCCGTGCCCATGTTCGCACGCACCGTAAGCGACGACTGTCACATCA ATGGCTTTAAAATTCCTAAAGGAGTGAATGCCCTGATCATTCCCTTCGCCCTGCACCGTGATCCACGATACTTCCCGGATCCCGAGGAGTTCCGGCCAGAGCGTTTCCTGATAGAGAACAGCACAGGACGACATCCCTACGCATACATCCCCTTCTCCGCTGGACCCAGGAACTGCATCG GCCAGCGGTTTGCCATGATGGAGGAGAAGGTGGTGCTGTCTTCGGTGTTGCGTCACTTCTCCGTGCGGGCCTGCCAGAGCCGAGAGGAGCTGAGACCTCTGGGTGACCTCATACTCCGACCAGAGAAGGGTATTTGGATTACGCTAGAGAAGAGATGCTAG